The Euphorbia lathyris chromosome 3, ddEupLath1.1, whole genome shotgun sequence genome contains a region encoding:
- the LOC136222733 gene encoding uncharacterized protein codes for MGGGMEVNKNKFIEDWGSARENLEHNFRWTRRNFALIGLFGIAVPILVYKGIVKEFNMQDEDAGRPYRKFL; via the exons ATGGGGGGAGGAATGGAGGTAAACAAGAACAAGTTCATTGAGGACTGGGGATCTGCTCGAGAGAATCTGGAACATAATTTCCGCTGGACTCGTCGCAACTTTGCTCTCATTGGCCTTTTCGGCATCGCTGTTCCCATCTTGGTCTACAAGGGCATCGTCAAAGAATTC AACATGCAAGATGAGGATGCAGGCAGACCATACAGAAAGTTCCTTTGA